In the Candidatus Hydrogenedentota bacterium genome, one interval contains:
- a CDS encoding SUMF1/EgtB/PvdO family nonheme iron enzyme, producing the protein MNGHLQSIRTPLAKRGVAAAALLLVLLCGCTGGKHGGKLIIESTPVSGVYVIINGEPRGQTPLTIEGLPPGRVLIQLSKEGYRDTMTNAVVPARSAEARVVIEMQARTGWFSIDSQPDKAKVVLGDGTELGTTPILRRSMPVGEIAYTLQLEDYEPFANTVMVHEDLLTAVSHKLTPKPARLEVTSEPERAQILLNKKLQDSVTPSVFTLRPGTYVVGLKVKGFVEAERSIILGPNDSQTVHFELNVGEAPPGMVLVAAGPFVCGVNNAAPDERPRREENLGAFFIDKYEVTNEQYKAVVPGHTFPEGKENFPVSGITFQLATAYAAAIGKRLPTELEWEKAARGTDGRAYPWGEDFGRHLCNSGSSGTLELREVGQYPGGNSPYGCADMAGNALEWTSSWYEAYPGNLDVTKEYGQIYKVLRGGSYKSEPFDLRCARRHFDRMDVAREEYGFRCVMDIDVWNKRGRR; encoded by the coding sequence ATGAACGGGCATCTGCAGAGCATACGTACCCCGCTGGCGAAGCGGGGTGTTGCGGCAGCAGCATTGCTGCTTGTGCTTCTCTGTGGATGCACCGGCGGAAAACACGGGGGAAAACTCATCATTGAATCCACCCCGGTCAGCGGCGTCTACGTGATTATCAACGGGGAACCGCGCGGGCAAACTCCCTTGACCATCGAGGGGCTGCCCCCCGGACGCGTCCTCATCCAGCTGTCCAAGGAAGGGTATCGCGATACCATGACCAATGCCGTGGTGCCTGCCCGCAGCGCCGAGGCGCGCGTGGTCATCGAGATGCAGGCCCGAACGGGCTGGTTCAGCATTGACTCGCAACCGGATAAGGCCAAAGTGGTCCTTGGCGATGGCACGGAATTGGGCACCACACCCATCCTGCGCCGGTCAATGCCCGTGGGCGAGATCGCGTACACGTTGCAACTCGAGGATTATGAACCCTTTGCGAATACGGTGATGGTGCATGAAGACCTGCTGACCGCCGTGAGTCATAAGTTGACTCCCAAACCTGCCCGCCTCGAGGTGACCTCCGAACCCGAACGTGCGCAAATCCTTCTGAATAAGAAACTTCAGGATTCCGTAACGCCGTCCGTTTTCACCTTGCGTCCGGGAACCTACGTGGTCGGGTTGAAGGTGAAAGGGTTTGTCGAGGCGGAGAGGTCCATCATTCTCGGGCCCAACGACTCACAGACGGTCCATTTCGAGCTGAACGTCGGCGAGGCGCCCCCCGGCATGGTGCTTGTCGCGGCCGGACCCTTCGTGTGCGGCGTAAACAATGCCGCGCCCGATGAGCGTCCCCGCCGCGAAGAGAATCTCGGGGCTTTTTTCATTGATAAGTATGAAGTGACCAACGAACAGTATAAGGCCGTGGTCCCGGGACACACGTTCCCGGAGGGGAAGGAGAATTTCCCGGTCTCGGGCATTACCTTCCAATTGGCCACGGCCTATGCCGCGGCCATTGGTAAGCGATTGCCGACCGAACTCGAGTGGGAAAAAGCTGCCCGGGGAACCGACGGCAGGGCCTACCCCTGGGGCGAAGATTTCGGCCGCCACTTGTGTAATTCCGGCTCGTCAGGCACACTTGAACTGCGCGAGGTCGGGCAGTATCCTGGGGGCAATTCGCCCTATGGCTGCGCTGACATGGCTGGAAATGCCCTGGAATGGACCTCGAGCTGGTATGAGGCCTATCCGGGCAACCTGGACGTGACCAAGGAATATGGGCAGATCTACAAGGTGCTGCGAGGCGGCTCGTACAAGAGTGAACCGTTTGATTTGAGGTGTGCCAGGCGCCATTTCGACCGGATGGATGTGGCGCGCGAGGAGTATGGTTTCCGATGCGTCATGGATATCGACGTGTGGAACAAACGGGGCCGGCGCTAG